One genomic segment of Besnoitia besnoiti strain Bb-Ger1 chromosome VII, whole genome shotgun sequence includes these proteins:
- a CDS encoding hypothetical protein (encoded by transcript BESB_076140), translating into MRVCRPYPPPQLDYCGEAAAWRRESAPRSNKVRNTALESLQKLQNQAVCGAQTRKFGRPAAMDAVRMAENREETENVRGRAGGDALQRTELSLA; encoded by the coding sequence ATGCGTGTTTGCCGCCCCTACCCGCCACCGCAGCTCGACTACTGCGgtgaggccgcggcgtggcggcgtgAGTCGGCGCCGAGATCGAACAAGGTGCGGAACACTGCACTTGAAAGCTTGCAGAAACTCCAAAACCAGGCGGTGTgtggcgcgcagacgcgcaaaTTCGGGCGTCCCGCGGCAATGGACGCCGTGAGGATGGCGGAGAATCGCGAGGAAACCGAAAATGTGCGCGGGcgggcaggcggcgacgccctaCAGAGGACggagctctctctcgcctga